In Ilumatobacter fluminis, the following proteins share a genomic window:
- a CDS encoding alpha,alpha-trehalose-phosphate synthase (UDP-forming), whose amino-acid sequence MAPTERPLVVAANRLPLARAEDGSWTTSPGGLVRALLPTVQETKGSWVGWTGERDGQAEVVHADGIDLYPVPITSDEVDRYYEGFSNGTLWPLYHDAIRESNYRSDEWDSYVDVNQRFAIQIANIAPPHAAVWVHDYHLQLVPGLLRELRNDVRIGWFNHIPFPPLELFQRLPWRSEIIKGLLGADVLGFQRRQGAHNFMSAAQNLLDATELDEGLVHYEGRNVNVGAYPISIDVEDFELQASGRATRQRTAQIRSRLGDPEVILLGVDRLDYTKGIGNRLQAFGELLDQGRLDPERHVLVQVATPTREGVEQYQDERREIEQIVGEINGRHSRLGFPVIHYLYQSLPLDELIPLYRAGDVMLVTPFRDGMNLVAKEYVAAHVDGDGVLVLSEFTGAADELGEALLVNPHDDHALQNTIVRAVEMHRHERRPRMEAMRKRLETSTVSDWAKSFLDVLIDS is encoded by the coding sequence GTGGCTCCCACCGAACGTCCCCTGGTCGTCGCAGCGAACCGTCTTCCGCTCGCCCGAGCCGAAGACGGCAGTTGGACCACCAGTCCGGGCGGCCTGGTCCGAGCGCTGCTGCCCACCGTGCAGGAGACCAAGGGCAGTTGGGTCGGCTGGACCGGCGAACGCGATGGACAGGCCGAGGTGGTGCACGCCGACGGGATCGATCTGTACCCGGTGCCGATCACGAGCGACGAGGTCGACCGGTACTACGAAGGGTTTTCGAACGGGACCCTCTGGCCGCTCTACCACGACGCGATCCGAGAGTCGAACTACCGCTCCGACGAATGGGACAGCTACGTCGACGTCAACCAGCGGTTCGCGATCCAGATCGCCAACATCGCCCCGCCCCACGCCGCCGTATGGGTGCACGACTACCACTTACAGCTCGTCCCCGGGTTGCTGCGCGAACTCCGCAACGACGTCCGGATCGGGTGGTTCAACCACATCCCGTTCCCGCCGCTCGAACTGTTCCAGCGGCTGCCATGGCGGAGCGAGATCATCAAGGGCCTCCTCGGCGCCGACGTGCTCGGCTTCCAGCGCCGACAGGGCGCGCACAACTTCATGTCCGCCGCCCAGAACCTGCTCGACGCGACCGAGCTCGACGAGGGTCTGGTCCACTACGAGGGACGCAACGTCAACGTCGGCGCCTACCCGATCTCGATCGACGTCGAAGACTTCGAGCTGCAGGCGAGCGGACGTGCGACGCGCCAGCGCACGGCTCAGATCCGGAGCCGCCTCGGCGACCCGGAGGTGATCCTGCTCGGCGTCGACCGGCTCGACTACACGAAGGGCATCGGCAACCGGCTGCAGGCGTTCGGTGAACTGCTCGACCAGGGGCGTCTCGACCCCGAGCGTCACGTGCTCGTGCAGGTGGCCACGCCCACCCGCGAGGGTGTCGAGCAGTACCAGGACGAGCGTCGTGAGATCGAACAGATCGTCGGGGAGATCAACGGGCGCCATTCCCGCCTGGGCTTCCCCGTCATCCACTACCTGTACCAGTCGCTCCCGCTCGACGAGCTGATCCCGCTCTACAGAGCCGGCGACGTCATGCTGGTGACCCCGTTCCGCGACGGCATGAACCTCGTCGCCAAGGAGTACGTCGCCGCCCACGTCGACGGCGACGGCGTGCTGGTGCTGTCCGAGTTCACCGGTGCCGCCGACGAGCTGGGCGAGGCCCTGCTCGTCAACCCGCACGACGACCATGCGCTCCAGAACACCATCGTGCGCGCCGTCGAGATGCACCGCCACGAGCGGCGTCCGCGAATGGAAGCGATGCGGAAGCGACTCGAGACGTCGACCGTGTCGGATTGGGCGAAGTCGTTCCTC